In Archangium violaceum, the following are encoded in one genomic region:
- a CDS encoding tyrosine-protein phosphatase, whose amino-acid sequence MSGLCDLHCHLVPGVDDGARTLEDALEMARALVDLGFTAVAPSPHARPEYPSYSRETVEARLAELREALGREGVKLTLGTNAENFLDDAFLRGLGTPEARLLGAGKYVLVELPYTSPVPALTDILFRIRLKGVTPLLAHPERCLEFERPGRAAEAVRAGALLQLDVGALTGRYGGTAKKLARAFLEDGLYAVGATDLHGPVGAREWVGKALAELRSRVGERAFTRLMATSPARLLMGEPLESGRG is encoded by the coding sequence GTGAGCGGGCTGTGCGACCTGCACTGCCACCTCGTGCCCGGGGTGGATGACGGGGCGCGCACGCTGGAGGACGCGCTGGAGATGGCGCGGGCGCTGGTGGACCTGGGCTTCACTGCGGTGGCCCCCAGTCCCCACGCGCGGCCCGAGTACCCCTCGTACTCGCGGGAGACGGTGGAGGCGCGGCTGGCGGAGCTGCGCGAGGCGCTCGGGCGCGAGGGCGTGAAGCTCACCCTGGGGACGAACGCGGAGAACTTCCTCGACGACGCCTTCCTGCGCGGGCTGGGGACTCCGGAGGCGCGGCTGCTGGGGGCGGGGAAGTACGTGCTGGTGGAGCTGCCGTACACCTCGCCGGTGCCGGCGCTGACGGACATCCTCTTCCGCATCCGCCTGAAGGGCGTGACGCCGCTGCTGGCGCACCCGGAGCGCTGCCTGGAGTTCGAGCGTCCGGGCAGGGCGGCCGAGGCGGTGCGCGCCGGAGCGCTGCTGCAGTTGGATGTGGGGGCGCTGACGGGCCGGTACGGAGGGACGGCGAAGAAGCTGGCGCGCGCCTTCCTGGAGGACGGGCTGTACGCCGTGGGGGCCACGGATCTGCACGGGCCGGTGGGGGCGCGGGAGTGGGTGGGGAAGGCGCTGGCCGAGCTGCGGAGCCGGGTGGGCGAGCGGGCCTTCACCCGGCTGATGGCCACCTCGCCGGCACGATTGTTGATGGGAGAACCCCTGGAGTCCGGGCGGGGGTGA
- a CDS encoding lysylphosphatidylglycerol synthase transmembrane domain-containing protein, translating into MNRAVKLIASLLVTLLFSWWAFRDTDWHSQVSSLKSANYLWVLPYFVILTLIHLARTLRWGCLLSGLERVPFKRLNEASGIGFMMLLVLPFRLGEFARPFLIAQRSSIRRSAAMTSVVLERITDGMFVSVGMWVLLLFVKAEVPEVRYVKLGATLMFAVFGGGLTFLLFALKHQARAVHLVRATVGRLAPGVADKMADIVDTFVGAMRQLPARGQMVGFFIYTLVYWGLNGLGMAMLSRAFGTMNLTPFQAYVVMSVLVVGVMIPAAPGMVGTFQAAVKVGLSLFLPASVVNSSGLAYANVLWLCQTVQQIGFGVVLMSMAHVSFKDIAGKLDKEQQATSSLPSA; encoded by the coding sequence GTGAACCGCGCCGTCAAGCTGATTGCCAGCCTGCTCGTCACCCTTCTCTTCTCCTGGTGGGCCTTCCGGGACACGGACTGGCACTCCCAGGTGTCGAGTCTGAAGTCGGCCAACTACCTGTGGGTGTTGCCGTACTTCGTCATCCTGACGCTCATCCACCTGGCGAGGACGCTGCGCTGGGGGTGCCTGCTGTCGGGACTGGAGCGGGTGCCCTTCAAGAGGCTGAACGAGGCGTCGGGCATCGGCTTCATGATGCTGCTGGTGCTGCCGTTCCGGCTGGGCGAGTTCGCGAGGCCCTTCCTCATCGCGCAGCGCAGCTCCATCCGCCGGAGCGCGGCGATGACGTCGGTGGTGCTCGAGCGCATCACGGACGGCATGTTCGTGTCGGTGGGGATGTGGGTGCTGCTGCTGTTCGTGAAGGCGGAGGTGCCCGAGGTCCGCTACGTGAAGCTGGGCGCGACGCTGATGTTCGCGGTGTTCGGCGGGGGGCTGACCTTCCTGCTGTTCGCGCTCAAGCACCAGGCGCGCGCGGTGCATCTGGTGAGGGCCACGGTGGGCCGCCTGGCGCCGGGGGTGGCGGACAAGATGGCGGACATCGTGGACACCTTCGTGGGGGCGATGAGGCAGCTGCCGGCTCGCGGCCAGATGGTGGGCTTCTTCATCTACACGCTGGTGTACTGGGGCTTGAACGGCCTGGGGATGGCGATGCTGTCGAGGGCGTTCGGGACGATGAACCTGACGCCGTTCCAGGCGTACGTGGTGATGTCGGTGCTGGTGGTGGGGGTGATGATTCCCGCGGCGCCGGGAATGGTGGGGACGTTCCAGGCGGCGGTGAAGGTGGGGCTGTCGCTGTTCCTGCCGGCGTCGGTGGTGAACTCGAGCGGGCTGGCGTACGCGAACGTGCTGTGGCTGTGCCAGACGGTGCAGCAGATCGGCTTCGGGGTGGTGCTGATGTCGATGGCGCACGTGTCCTTCAAGGACATCGCGGGGAAGCTGGACAAGGAGCAGCAGGCCACCTCGTCGCTCCCGTCGGCCTGA
- a CDS encoding ribbon-helix-helix domain-containing protein, giving the protein MQDASSSPMSSEVTPASADSNGPDAAESVVSTHVLVPIEQVHKLRELARRTRIHQSEYLREAVEDLLAKYGRLSAPGGGQ; this is encoded by the coding sequence ATGCAGGATGCCAGCTCCAGCCCGATGAGCTCCGAGGTCACACCCGCCTCGGCCGACTCGAACGGTCCCGACGCCGCCGAGTCCGTGGTCTCCACCCACGTGCTCGTGCCCATCGAGCAGGTCCACAAGCTGCGCGAGCTCGCTCGCCGCACCCGCATCCACCAGAGCGAGTACCTCCGCGAGGCCGTGGAGGACCTGCTCGCCAAGTACGGCCGCCTGTCCGCCCCCGGAGGCGGCCAGTGA
- a CDS encoding TMEM165/GDT1 family protein, which translates to MEAIIGSFVLVAASEMGDKTQLLAFSLASRFRKPWVVLAGILVATLANHALAASVGSWVSAHVPQRVMAGILAALFIGFGLWTLKPDTLDETSSPARFGPFLTTVILFFLAEMGDKTQFATVAVAARYQSVFWVTVGTTLGMMASNGLAVFLGEKLAGKVQAKWIRWSAASLFFLFGVVSLVAAVRGVSPTA; encoded by the coding sequence GTGGAAGCGATCATCGGTTCGTTCGTGTTGGTGGCCGCCAGCGAGATGGGGGACAAGACCCAGCTGCTGGCCTTCTCGCTGGCGTCGCGCTTCCGCAAGCCGTGGGTGGTGCTGGCGGGAATCCTGGTGGCCACGCTGGCCAACCACGCGCTGGCGGCGAGCGTGGGCAGCTGGGTGTCCGCGCACGTGCCGCAGCGGGTGATGGCGGGCATCCTGGCGGCGCTCTTCATCGGCTTCGGCCTGTGGACGCTCAAGCCGGACACGCTGGACGAGACGTCGAGCCCGGCGCGCTTCGGCCCCTTCCTGACCACCGTCATCCTCTTCTTCCTGGCGGAGATGGGGGACAAGACGCAGTTCGCCACGGTGGCGGTGGCGGCGCGCTACCAGTCGGTGTTCTGGGTGACGGTGGGCACCACGCTGGGGATGATGGCGTCCAACGGGCTGGCGGTGTTCCTCGGTGAGAAGCTGGCGGGCAAGGTGCAGGCGAAGTGGATCCGCTGGTCCGCCGCCTCGCTCTTCTTCCTCTTCGGCGTGGTGTCGCTGGTGGCCGCGGTGCGAGGCGTGTCACCGACGGCGTGA